A genomic stretch from Chitinophaga lutea includes:
- a CDS encoding transmembrane 220 family protein, translated as MKIFNVVFCVLFVLFAALQFNDPDPYIWVPIYLYGAIFCALAVAGKYYKGWYLFGILAALTYAVYLFFAKDGVLSWMTEHQAENIAGTMKAEKPWIEDTREFFGLFIIVIVLLVNFVNTGQKSAKKMRKKMMKIR; from the coding sequence ATGAAAATCTTCAATGTTGTTTTTTGTGTGCTGTTTGTGCTGTTTGCGGCGTTGCAGTTTAACGATCCGGACCCGTACATATGGGTGCCGATCTACCTTTACGGCGCCATTTTCTGCGCCCTGGCCGTAGCGGGTAAATATTACAAAGGCTGGTATCTTTTCGGCATCCTGGCCGCGCTGACCTACGCGGTATACCTGTTTTTCGCCAAAGACGGCGTGCTCAGCTGGATGACGGAGCACCAGGCGGAAAACATCGCCGGCACCATGAAAGCGGAAAAACCCTGGATAGAAGATACCCGCGAGTTTTTCGGGCTGTTCATCATCGTCATCGTGCTATTGGTGAACTTCGTGAATACGGGCCAGAAAAGCGCCAAAAAGATGCGTAAAAAAATGATGAAAATCCGCTGA